The Chryseobacterium indologenes genomic sequence TTGGCCAAAAACTACTAGTAAAAGTCCTCCGAGAAGAATATTTACGTTCTTTTTGCTGTTTAGAAATTTTTTCATATTTCTTCAGTATGGGTAAAACGGTTTTTTTAAGACTGCAAATTTACATAAAAATAATCTTTGGTGATTATTCTTAAGTAAAATTCAGTTTTTTCTGTATCTAACGTCAGATTTTATATTTAATTGTGTATGCATAGCATTTTTTTAAGAATATGGTTTTTATCATATTTTCGAGCCCTGTGTTAAATCTTTGTTTAATATATTTGCAGTTCACATTCCAATTATGGCTAAAAAGAAAATAATTTCAGAATCTTCGAATCCAAAAAAGAATAAAAAGGATGTTTCTGTTGGGGTAGTAGGAAGCGGAAGTTTTGCTACTGCTATCGTAAAAATGTTGGTTGAAAACTGTAAAGTAGTACATTGGTGCGTAAGAAGTGAGTTTGTAAAAGGGGCTATTGAACTTCGTGGGCATAATCCTACCTACCTTACTGCTGCCCACTTTAACCTTAAAAGTTTAAAACTGACGACAGATATCAATGAGCTGGTCTCTGCCTGCGATGTCATTGTCTTGGCAACACCTTCGATTTATCTTTCGGATGCGTTGGATAAAATGACGTGTGATTATTCAGACAAAATTTTTGTTTCAGCTATTAAAGGGATTATTCCGAGAGTAAATGATGTGGTTGCTCATTATCTTCGTGATGAATTTAAAATAGGATTCAGAAATCAGGCTGTAATTGCCGGTCCTTGCCATGCAGAAGAAGTGGCAATGGAGAGGCTGTCATATCTTACGATTGCAACAGTAGAAGACGAGATCGCTGAAAAGCTTGAAAATGTTTTCAGTTCAGATTTTATTAAAGTACATACGAGTAAGGACATTTTAGGTAACGAATACAGTGCTATTCTTAAAAATATTTTTGCCATTGGAGCGGGTATTGCCAGTGGGTTAGGATATGGAGACAACTTTACGGCAGTCTTTGTGTCTAATGCCATCCGTGAAATGGAAACTTTTCTCGAAGCAATTTATGAAGCTCCCAGAGATGTAAACGAAAGTGCTTACCTTGGAGATCTTTTGGTAACGGCCTATTCTCTTTTCTCAAGAAACAGGAACCTGGGTAACCTTATTGGAAAAGGATACACTGTAAAATCAGCTATTCAATCCATGAATATGGTGGCAGAAGGGTATTATGCTGCTGACTCGATTTATAAAACAGCAAAGCAGAAGAATCTTAAGTTACCTATCATTGATACTGTTTATGCTATTTTATATGAAGGTAAAAATGCAGAGAAGCAATTTAAAAAACTGACGGCAAAGCTGAATTAAAAAAATAAGGTCCTGCAGTGAGAACCTTATTGTAAAATATATCTGAAACTTAAGCATTCCTCATATGCTTAAGTTTTTTTATTGACTCATTTTAGTAATAATAAGAGCCAGTGAGGATCTTATATTCAGGTTGCTGGCCGTAAATCCGTTTCCTGTATCAAATTCAAATTTTTGTCGGATCGTAGTAGGTGCTGCTAACGTTAAAAAATAACTTCCCTGGAAAAATGTGAAAGAACTTGATAACTGACACATTCTGTTCGTCTCCGTAATATTTGTACCGGTCGCCGCATTGATCATGTATGAGCGCGTACAGGTAAAATTTTGTGAAAGGTATTGGGTATTAGCCGTTCCATTATTATTACCTCCATTACTTGAATCTACAGAATAGCGAAGGATATACGTTCCGGCAGGTAATGTAATGGTCGAATTATCTGCTCCCAGTGAAGCACCGGTAATTTTATTGGCGGCTACACTAAAGTTGGCCAAAGTATTATTGGTACTTCCTGTAGGAATTAAAACACCGGAATTAATGATCAGCGACATCGCCTGAGGCTCAGAACCCGAAAGAATAGCCCGTTGCCACTGGTTCCTGATCCAAATATAGTATCCTTTCGGAAAAGTGGAGGCTCCTCCTTTGTTATAAATCATCAAACCATCTGCCGGATTGGCTATAGGAGTTGCTGTACTGTTGAGTACAGTGAGGTCATATTGAGGAAAAAGTACTCCTTTATTAGAAGAAGTGATGTCCAAAACACTGCTTG encodes the following:
- a CDS encoding NAD(P)-binding domain-containing protein → MAKKKIISESSNPKKNKKDVSVGVVGSGSFATAIVKMLVENCKVVHWCVRSEFVKGAIELRGHNPTYLTAAHFNLKSLKLTTDINELVSACDVIVLATPSIYLSDALDKMTCDYSDKIFVSAIKGIIPRVNDVVAHYLRDEFKIGFRNQAVIAGPCHAEEVAMERLSYLTIATVEDEIAEKLENVFSSDFIKVHTSKDILGNEYSAILKNIFAIGAGIASGLGYGDNFTAVFVSNAIREMETFLEAIYEAPRDVNESAYLGDLLVTAYSLFSRNRNLGNLIGKGYTVKSAIQSMNMVAEGYYAADSIYKTAKQKNLKLPIIDTVYAILYEGKNAEKQFKKLTAKLN